Genomic window (Vigna unguiculata cultivar IT97K-499-35 chromosome 10, ASM411807v1, whole genome shotgun sequence):
tatttcatttttagttAATGATTGACTTAGATATTATCATGCCAACTCAGTGGTATCTAACTTGATTTCTTGCAGAGATGTTGGAAGAGTTGCAAGAGCATGTTGAGTCGATTGACATGGCCAATGGTAAGTTTTAAGGTTTTGAATGGTTATGAAAGTACTTAGTTCTCATACTAAAGCTTATTTATTTAGGTTTCCTAGGTGAATCGCCACTTTTTTTGTGTATCATGATTCAATTCCTCACAGGATTTGGTAGCTCTGTCTGCAATATTTGCTAGATGATGACGTTTCTCAAATTTGGGTTGGTCAGCTGTTAATGGTTGTCTAGAACAATGAAATAAGATAGTAGAGGACTATGTCCTCCAAGTGTTTTCCCCTTTAAAAGGAGTTTTTCATTTCACAAAGAGCTAATGCTCAATCTAAAAATGAACCcaaatttagtaatttattcATTGATATATTAATCACTTGTTTTGAATTGTTATGTATTAGGTGAATTTGTTCTGCTTTCCAGTGGTCAAAACGTTGTTAATTGGAATGATTTTTGAGAATTTCATTCATAACTTCCCTCATTAGTCTAATTGTGTTCATTCTCTAATGTACCATTTTATAATGGAAATAGTTGGCACTGTTGCAGTATGATTTTTCTACTATCTATGTACATTTTACCTGTTAGCATTATGCTGTTTATGATAATGGGTTGGATAGtggttttgtgtttttttgattCAACACCTGTATGTCTTACCTATTTCCTGCTATTATCTATTTCCCAGATCTCCATTCAATTGGTGGTTTGGTTCCTCTTCTTGGTTACTTAAAGAATTCTCATGCTAATATTCGAGCAAAGGCTGCTGATGTGGTGACCACAATAGTCCAGAATAATCCTCGAAGTCAACAACTTGTTATGGAAGCAAATGGCTTTGAACCTCTTATTCATAATTTCAGTTCAGATCCTGATGTGACTGTTAGAACTAAAGCTCTGGGTGCAATATCTTGTATGTGCTATTATACTTTTGAGTCTGATATTTTGTTTCCTTGGAATGGAATGGAATGATACTGATATTTCTGTTTTTACAACAACATGACAGCACTAATTCGGCACAACAAACCTGGTATCACTGCTTTTCGCTTGGCAAATGGTTACGCAGCCTTGAAAGATGCACTAACTTCTGAAAATGTGCGATTTCAAAGGTAACAACATTTTCTGAAAGGTTTACAATTGTTGCTTTGTCATTCCCTTGTCATCATTATTGATACtctattaaatatgattttcgtcccaaactattataaaaatttgtgtagTCTCTGTCTGAACTAAATTATAAACTTGTCTGGAAGAATATTTTACCTGACTTTGATAAAGTTCTGAGAAGTTCAAGGACGAAATAGTCTATATTTTAAGgacaaaatacaattttttatattaatttgggtgacaaaaaacatatttgactCTTTAACTTAGGAGGtgtttattgtttaatttgtttttaccTTTACTTATTGATTAATTAGTCTTttaaactatattattaaaCACCTGTTACAGTTTAATTTTTGTGGCTGAATTCTAACTATTCTTTCAGGAAAGCTCTCAACTTGATCCATTACCTGTTGCACGAAAACAATTCAGACTGCAACATTGTGAACGAGCTTGGATTTCCTAGAATGTTCATGCACCTTGCCTCAAGTGAAGATTCAGATGTCAGAGAAGCTGCCCTTAGGAGTCTTCTCGAGCTTGCTCACAATACAAAAGCTCGCAGTGAGGAAGACAGTGAGAAAATGAAGCAACTTCTTCAAGAAAGAATAAACAATATCAGTTTAATGTCAGCTGAAGACCTTGGTGTAGTGAGGGAAGAGAGACAGCTTGTGGACTCCCTGTGGAGCTCTTGCTTCAACGAGCCATCTTCTCTTCGAGAGAAAGGTCTGCTTGTCCTTCCTGGGAAGACAACCCCCCTCCAGATGTTGCAAGCAAGTATTTTGAGTCTCCTCTTCGATCTTCATCTGTGAACCCATCTTCCAATAATGActctaaaaaagaaaagagagagaccCCTTTGCTTCTAGGGCCAGGTCCTTCATCTGCAGACAGTAACAATCAAGTTAGTTCCAATAGAGAAGCAGATGCTAGATGATGAAATGAAAGCTTAAATGTATGTTTGTTATGGATTTTTATCCCATGCTTTTTATATGACATACaatagtaatttatttttttcaaacagATTATGTTTCTTTTTCGTCCTACCTTTCTCACCTCGGATTGGTCTTCCGTTGAGTATCTATGATGTGATGTTATGGTATGTGACTATAAGTAACTTTCATTGTGGGTTCTTAATGCGTGATTTCATTGATGAACCCTGTTTATACTGTTGTAGTTGATATGTTTAGTTCAAAGGCTATTTGACAGTTAGTCATAGTTGAGGATTGTGAATAGTTTTCGTAATTCTGGCCCTTCAGATAAATAATTGTTCCTAAAAAATCACTAGGTTTTATGATTTTCGCAACAACTTATCAACTCTCAACAATTAGAAATGGCAAGTTAAAAGATTTCTGAGGAAAGCGATTAATCGTAGCTGAGAttgattaattataaatttgaggTCTCTCAGACCAAGTTTATACTATAGGTCCAATTCTGATTCGCGATTAAAAGAGATCTTCAAACTCTGATACTGTTACGTTCGTGTGATAGGATAGAAAAGAATAGAACCAAACCTAGACGTACACTGAATATACCTATTATTCTCCAATATGTCACAAACAGTACAAACTTGCTCTCATACAAAGGATGAAAAAAATCGTTTCACGTAGGCGTAACTCTGTTTACTTTCTTAGAtttccaaaaacaaaaaccTTTCCTCTCACCACACTTGCTATTATATACAAACCTCCTCTAACCTATTGAAGGGTTATGTAAATGAAACTTTTATACAAAAGTTTTGATGTTTTGTTAGAATTTTACTAATGTTGTGACCTATATAACCAACACTATGAATTAATATaacaagttatttttatttatttttggttgaaTGTTTGTATATGGA
Coding sequences:
- the LOC114167612 gene encoding LOW QUALITY PROTEIN: hsp70 nucleotide exchange factor FES1-like (The sequence of the model RefSeq protein was modified relative to this genomic sequence to represent the inferred CDS: inserted 1 base in 1 codon), giving the protein MAKEGPNWEGLLKWSIANSDGTAPNSNLSEEDRKWFMEAMQAQTIDVVKRMKEITLVMQTPEEVLKDQGVTVADLEEMLEELQEHVESIDMANDLHSIGGLVPLLGYLKNSHANIRAKAADVVTTIVQNNPRSQQLVMEANGFEPLIHNFSSDPDVTVRTKALGAISSLIRHNKPGITAFRLANGYAALKDALTSENVRFQRKALNLIHYLLHENNSDCNIVNELGFPRMFMHLASSEDSDVREAALRSLLELAHNTKARSEEDSEKMKQLLQERINNISLMSAEDLGVVREERQLVDSLWSSCFNEPSSLREKGLLVLPGXDNPPPDVASKYFESPLRSSSVNPSSNNDSKKEKRETPLLLGPGPSSADSNNQVSSNREADAR